The Acanthochromis polyacanthus isolate Apoly-LR-REF ecotype Palm Island chromosome 5, KAUST_Apoly_ChrSc, whole genome shotgun sequence genome includes a window with the following:
- the hdhd3 gene encoding haloacid dehalogenase-like hydrolase domain-containing protein 3, producing the protein MRAPLRWVLWDVKDTLLKVRTSVGEQYCREAERMGLSLNPVEVDTAFCQAYRHYSSKYPNYGVTQGLNGKTWWMGVVRDTLSQCRVQEPALLNTVAHNLYHHFSSAENWEVFPDSKKALESCSSLGLKLGVVSNFDNRLEAILRGCGLLSYFSFLITSEEAGVAKPSPAIFDQALQKCGVPADSIAHVGDHYVKDYLTSRSVGIHGFLLDRHNKHNQPDIPQEHRLGSLEELPSRLQQRLD; encoded by the exons ATGCGAGCTCCTCTGCGCTGGGTGCTATGGGATGTGAAAGACACCCTGCTGAAGGTGCGCACATCTGTGGGAGAGCAGTACTGTAGGGAGGCTGAGAGAATGGGCCTTAGCCTCAATCCTGTGGAGGTCGACACTGCTTTCTGCCAGGCGTATCGACATTATTCCAGCAAATACCCAAACTACGGCGTCACTCAGGGTCTGAATGGAAAGACGTGGTGGATGGGCGTGGTGCGGGACACTCTCTCACAGTGCAGAGTACAGGAACCTGCTCTGCTCAACACCGTGGCTCACAATCTCTACCATCACTTCAGCAGTGCAGAAAACTGGGAG GTATTTCCAGATTCAAAGAAGGCCTTAGAGAGTTGTTCTTCTCTCGGGCTGAAGCTGGGTGTGGTATCCAACTTTGACAACCGTTTAGAAGCAATTTTACGTGGTTGTGGGCTGCTGTCATACTTCAGCTTTTTAATAACATCAGAGGAAGCCGGTGTGGCAAAGCCCAGTCCAGCCATCTTTGATCAGGCCCTGCAGAAATGCGGCGTACCAGCTGACAGCATAGCTCATGTTGGGGACCATTATGTGAAGGATTACCTCACCTCCAGGTCTGTAGGCATCCACGGGTTCCTTTTAGACCGACACAACAAGCATAACCAACCTGACATTCCTCAAGAACATCGACTCGGCTCCCTGGAGGAGCTGCCGTCACGGCTTCAGCAGCGTTTGGACTAA